A genomic window from Chrysoperla carnea chromosome 3, inChrCarn1.1, whole genome shotgun sequence includes:
- the LOC123294939 gene encoding major pollen allergen Lol p 5b-like, which yields MNFKVYLFMFLSLVALAKAQVATPATPATPATPATAATVAFAVPAAFTPFVPALFAANPRGGGLQGR from the exons atgaattttaaagtatatttgttCATGTTCCTTTCGTTAGTTGCGTTGGCAAAAGCTCAA gtagcAACTCCGGCTACTCCAGCAACTCCGGCTACTCCAGCTACTGCAGCTACGGTTGCTTTTGCAGTACCAGCAGCCTTTACACCTTTTGTACCAGCACTTTTTGCAGCAAATCCG AGAGGAGGCGGACTACAAGGACGTTAA